In bacterium, a single window of DNA contains:
- a CDS encoding carboxymuconolactone decarboxylase family protein, with protein sequence MSGDRERGREWFERVMGMPAPLAPPDPLVAATVDHLFADVWARPGLALRDRRIATLTILIQLGNEMALRLHLGAAMRQQQLTDTEIDELILHVAHYGGWPGAAVASQVVRQLRAERDAPPPGA encoded by the coding sequence ATGAGCGGAGACCGGGAGCGCGGTCGCGAGTGGTTCGAGCGGGTGATGGGCATGCCGGCGCCGTTGGCGCCGCCGGATCCGCTGGTGGCGGCGACCGTCGATCACCTGTTCGCCGACGTCTGGGCGCGGCCCGGCCTGGCGCTGCGCGACCGGCGGATCGCGACGCTGACCATCCTCATCCAGCTCGGCAACGAGATGGCGTTGCGCCTGCACCTCGGCGCCGCGATGCGGCAGCAGCAGCTCACCGACACGGAGATCGACGAGCTGATCCTGCACGTCGCCCATTACGGCGGCTGGCCCGGGGCCGCGGTGGCGAGCCAGGTGGTGCGCCAGTTGCGCGCCGAGCGCGATGCCCCGCCGCCGGGCGCCTGA
- a CDS encoding PDZ domain-containing protein, translating into MPRIVSLVVAFAAGVVVATVAGWLQVPEAPPPPPPRPPLTARGVDPPGGRAGGGDSAQRQRDLERRLEQETAARQRAEQQLAELHDHLQALGDAAAAPPAEAQAPPLAVAAAPPPVDGAAANAEAAADAVPTPVDYSKSEMERALIAGGMDANQAADLKRRADTLALAEMYLRDQATREDWVDTPRYQEELDSLHQQQVSIRDELGDDGYDRYLFALGQTNRVRVDDVMTDSPAAQAGLAQGDVIVRYGDTRVFAPAELVTQTQLGEPGEWVQLLITRQGVPMTVQVPRGPLGLRVNATQTMPMSTAADGRQPRDSG; encoded by the coding sequence ATGCCCAGGATCGTCAGCCTCGTCGTCGCCTTCGCCGCCGGAGTCGTGGTCGCGACCGTGGCCGGATGGCTGCAGGTCCCCGAGGCCCCGCCCCCGCCGCCACCCCGTCCGCCGCTGACGGCGCGCGGCGTCGACCCCCCCGGCGGCCGCGCCGGCGGCGGCGATTCGGCGCAGCGCCAGCGCGACCTCGAGCGCCGGCTGGAGCAGGAGACCGCGGCGCGCCAGCGCGCCGAACAGCAGCTCGCGGAGCTGCACGATCACCTGCAGGCGCTGGGCGACGCCGCCGCCGCGCCGCCGGCGGAGGCGCAGGCGCCGCCGCTCGCGGTGGCCGCGGCGCCGCCGCCCGTCGACGGCGCCGCCGCCAACGCGGAGGCGGCGGCGGACGCCGTGCCGACCCCGGTCGACTATTCGAAGAGCGAGATGGAACGCGCCCTGATCGCCGGCGGCATGGACGCCAACCAGGCCGCCGACCTCAAGCGCCGCGCCGATACGCTCGCCCTGGCCGAGATGTATCTGCGCGACCAGGCGACGCGCGAGGACTGGGTCGACACGCCGCGCTACCAGGAGGAGCTCGACTCGCTGCACCAGCAACAGGTCTCGATCCGCGACGAGCTCGGCGACGACGGCTACGACCGCTACCTCTTCGCCCTCGGCCAGACCAACCGGGTGCGGGTGGACGACGTGATGACCGACTCCCCGGCCGCGCAGGCCGGCCTGGCGCAGGGCGACGTCATCGTGCGCTACGGCGATACCCGCGTCTTCGCCCCCGCCGAGCTGGTGACGCAGACGCAGCTCGGCGAGCCGGGCGAGTGGGTCCAACTGCTCATCACCCGCCAGGGCGTGCCGATGACCGTGCAGGTGCCGCGCGGACCGCTCGGCCTGCGGGTCAACGCCACGCAGACGATGCCGATGTCGACCGCCGCGGACGGGCGGCAGCCGCGGGACAGCGGCTGA
- a CDS encoding transporter gives MENGGRTLAVVVTIAFSLVGVCGDYFLKLASAEPRALRSRWFAIGFAVYASTAFGWVFVMRHLKLATIGVVYSVSMVLLLSAIGILFFHEPVSGYEVAGIAMAIGSLVLLIRFA, from the coding sequence ATGGAGAACGGCGGCAGGACCCTGGCGGTCGTGGTGACCATCGCCTTCAGCCTCGTCGGCGTGTGCGGCGACTACTTCCTCAAGCTGGCGAGCGCCGAGCCGCGGGCGTTGCGCTCGCGGTGGTTCGCCATCGGCTTCGCGGTCTATGCCTCGACGGCCTTCGGCTGGGTGTTCGTCATGCGGCACCTGAAGCTGGCGACGATCGGCGTCGTGTACTCGGTGTCGATGGTGCTGTTGCTGAGCGCCATCGGCATCCTGTTCTTCCACGAGCCGGTCAGTGGCTACGAGGTCGCGGGCATCGCCATGGCGATCGGCTCGCTGGTCCTGCTGATCCGCTTCGCGTGA